A single Haloglycomyces albus DSM 45210 DNA region contains:
- a CDS encoding enoyl-CoA hydratase-related protein, which translates to MPTLDKQDDVYVLNIGEGENRFHPDWIAEVNDHLDTVENASGPRALVTTATGKFFSNGLDLEWLAEHPEQWNDYVVSVHRLFARYLTLPMTTVAALQGHTFAAGAMLSLAHDFRVMRADRGFWCLPEADINIPFTPGMSALIQARLTPQTAQAAMVTARRFGGEDAEKAGIVDHAVAEEDVVPVALELAGAQIERHGDVVATIKNCMFASAIAALHDTDIPQS; encoded by the coding sequence ATGCCGACTTTGGATAAACAGGACGATGTCTACGTACTGAACATCGGCGAGGGAGAGAATCGCTTTCACCCCGACTGGATCGCCGAGGTCAACGACCACCTCGACACGGTCGAGAACGCCAGTGGCCCTAGAGCTTTGGTGACGACGGCGACCGGAAAGTTCTTTTCCAACGGCCTCGACTTGGAATGGCTGGCCGAGCATCCGGAACAGTGGAACGACTACGTCGTCAGCGTCCACCGATTGTTCGCCCGCTACCTGACGCTGCCCATGACCACCGTTGCCGCCCTGCAAGGACACACCTTCGCGGCCGGAGCCATGCTGTCGCTCGCGCATGACTTCCGCGTCATGCGCGCCGATCGCGGTTTCTGGTGCCTGCCCGAAGCCGACATCAACATCCCCTTCACGCCCGGCATGTCGGCGCTCATTCAGGCTCGTCTGACACCGCAGACTGCCCAGGCGGCCATGGTGACGGCTCGTCGTTTCGGCGGCGAGGACGCCGAAAAGGCTGGCATCGTCGATCACGCCGTCGCCGAAGAGGACGTCGTTCCCGTAGCGCTTGAATTGGCAGGCGCGCAGATCGAGCGCCACGGCGACGTGGTGGCCACGATCAAGAACTGTATGTTCGCCAGTGCGATTGCCGCACTCCACGACACCGACATTCCGCAATCGTAA
- a CDS encoding carbohydrate kinase family protein, with translation MILISGENVIDLIGSHDGLLRPTCGGGPANTAVALARRGIHTALVGAVGNDAFGDGVERRHQHNGVNRTWLKRLDRPSTLALATLDDAGKARYDFWTEGTADFAWNDKELPEADPKRYDALHFGSLAAYIEPSATEIEKWVNRSRRSIPISFDPNIRLEAMGERTAVRKRTEKLVALSHIVRASDDDIEALYPGEQINAVAQRWLDSGPELVVVTLGQAGCVALHRNYTLSMPAKSVEVVDTIGAGDAFTSGLLGWLTTSDWMRLDRKAAWGNRNLMAKALDNAARQAAAAVRRAGAP, from the coding sequence ATGATCCTCATCTCGGGAGAGAACGTAATCGATTTGATCGGCAGTCACGATGGACTCCTGCGGCCCACCTGCGGGGGAGGACCGGCCAATACGGCAGTCGCGCTCGCGCGTCGCGGCATCCACACCGCGCTCGTCGGAGCGGTCGGCAACGACGCCTTCGGCGACGGCGTCGAGCGGCGCCACCAACACAACGGCGTCAACCGGACGTGGCTGAAGCGCCTGGACCGGCCTTCTACGCTCGCGCTCGCCACCCTCGACGACGCGGGCAAGGCCCGGTACGACTTCTGGACCGAAGGCACGGCCGATTTTGCCTGGAACGATAAGGAGCTTCCGGAAGCCGATCCCAAACGCTACGATGCGCTGCATTTCGGCTCGCTGGCCGCCTATATCGAACCGTCGGCCACCGAGATCGAAAAGTGGGTGAATCGCTCCAGGCGGTCCATCCCGATCAGCTTCGACCCCAATATCCGGCTTGAAGCGATGGGAGAACGTACCGCCGTTCGCAAGCGCACCGAGAAGTTGGTGGCACTCTCGCATATCGTGCGGGCGTCGGACGACGATATCGAGGCTCTGTATCCGGGGGAGCAGATCAATGCGGTGGCGCAGCGTTGGTTGGACAGCGGGCCCGAGTTGGTGGTGGTGACGCTGGGCCAGGCCGGGTGTGTGGCTCTGCACCGCAATTACACGTTGTCGATGCCCGCCAAGTCCGTCGAGGTGGTGGACACGATCGGGGCCGGTGACGCGTTCACCTCGGGGCTGCTGGGATGGTTGACGACCTCGGATTGGATGCGCTTGGACCGTAAAGCCGCGTGGGGTAATCGTAATCTGATGGCGAAGGCTCTGGATAATGCGGCGCGTCAAGCGGCTGCGGCGGTGCGGCGTGCGGGTGCCCCGTAA
- a CDS encoding DUF4245 family protein, whose product MDAKEAREDSGESYESAVTDGPQYAEESAEYPRRASRPKYRRWRDMSWSLLVLMLPIALFFGAWKVFFGGPQAREIDPSEYYSTAENAGLDVFGPLDLPDGWKVVGGGVSHGDEEGAVTLRIGYLAADDGGFQVMQTTDESAVEDAVSGDGDSITEAGMDWTEYDSGGSQVWVSDGPGGSTLVVTADEDGVPDWPALAEAIQTAL is encoded by the coding sequence ATGGACGCCAAAGAGGCCCGAGAAGACAGTGGCGAGTCGTATGAGTCGGCCGTAACCGATGGACCGCAGTACGCGGAGGAGTCGGCGGAGTATCCACGCCGCGCGAGTCGCCCCAAGTACCGCCGGTGGCGCGACATGTCGTGGTCGCTGCTGGTGCTCATGCTGCCGATCGCATTGTTCTTTGGGGCGTGGAAGGTGTTCTTCGGCGGGCCGCAGGCCCGCGAAATCGACCCGTCCGAGTATTACTCCACAGCGGAAAACGCCGGTTTGGACGTCTTCGGTCCCCTCGATCTCCCGGACGGTTGGAAGGTCGTGGGAGGCGGCGTATCCCATGGTGACGAAGAAGGTGCGGTAACGCTGCGGATCGGCTATCTCGCCGCTGACGACGGTGGATTCCAGGTCATGCAGACGACCGACGAGTCGGCGGTTGAAGACGCCGTTTCAGGTGACGGCGACTCGATCACAGAAGCCGGTATGGATTGGACGGAATACGACTCGGGCGGTTCACAGGTTTGGGTTTCCGACGGCCCGGGCGGTTCGACCTTGGTCGTCACGGCCGATGAGGACGGCGTCCCCGATTGGCCCGCGTTGGCGGAGGCGATCCAGACGGCCTTGTAG
- a CDS encoding exodeoxyribonuclease VII small subunit, translating into MSNEMTYEEARAELVDCVKKLEAGVPTLEESLELWERGEKLADLCSDYLAGARRRLSERMESDTDSEADEEE; encoded by the coding sequence ATGAGCAATGAGATGACCTACGAGGAAGCGCGCGCCGAACTCGTGGACTGCGTGAAAAAACTCGAAGCGGGCGTACCGACTCTGGAAGAGTCCCTGGAACTGTGGGAACGGGGAGAAAAGCTCGCCGACCTCTGCTCGGACTATCTGGCCGGTGCGCGTCGTCGTCTCAGCGAACGCATGGAAAGCGATACCGACTCCGAAGCAGACGAGGAGGAGTAA
- the xseA gene encoding exodeoxyribonuclease VII large subunit produces MDDTKNSAAAKKPTRDEPWTVAHVSDLIGQWIGRLGDVWIEGQITQINRRSGARMAFLNLRDPSQEVSLQVTTFAGVLDKVDPPLQEGSQVVMHAKPSWYKGRGTLSMRAAEIHQVGLGELLARLEKLKKQLASEGLFAPEKKQPLPFLPRTIGLITGRNSDAERDVLRNATARLPSAHFEVREVAVQGVNAVTAVTEALHELDAMEDVDVIVIARGGGSVEDLLPFSDEHLCRTVYAAHTPVVSAIGHEPDTPLLDYVADLRASTPTAAGKTIVPDLVEEQQRLDITRTRLRQALKGFLDQQDSALESMRARPVLARPDSMITVREDDLRQLRARLRTHMKVQFDKADDHLEHTRARLRGLSPQSTLDRGYAIALNTHDGTVVRDSNDAADDIEVRLAHGRLTAHVTERINEEEKETHHDEQ; encoded by the coding sequence GTGGATGACACCAAAAATTCCGCCGCCGCCAAGAAACCCACCCGTGACGAGCCCTGGACGGTCGCTCACGTCTCGGATCTGATCGGGCAGTGGATCGGTCGACTCGGCGACGTGTGGATCGAAGGTCAGATCACGCAGATCAACCGGCGTTCCGGAGCGCGTATGGCGTTTCTGAACCTGCGTGACCCTTCCCAAGAGGTTTCGCTGCAAGTCACCACGTTCGCGGGCGTGCTGGATAAGGTCGATCCTCCGCTGCAAGAGGGCTCGCAGGTGGTCATGCACGCCAAACCCAGCTGGTACAAGGGCCGAGGGACACTGTCGATGCGGGCGGCAGAGATCCATCAGGTCGGTCTCGGCGAACTGCTGGCTCGCCTGGAAAAGCTGAAAAAACAGCTGGCGTCTGAGGGTCTCTTCGCGCCCGAGAAAAAGCAGCCTCTTCCGTTTCTGCCGCGCACTATCGGTTTGATCACCGGGCGAAACTCCGACGCCGAACGCGATGTGCTGCGCAACGCCACCGCACGCCTTCCCAGCGCTCACTTCGAAGTTCGGGAAGTCGCCGTCCAGGGCGTCAATGCCGTCACCGCCGTGACCGAGGCGCTGCACGAACTGGACGCCATGGAAGACGTGGACGTCATCGTGATCGCACGCGGGGGCGGCAGCGTCGAGGACCTCCTGCCGTTTTCCGACGAGCACCTGTGCCGAACCGTCTACGCCGCCCACACGCCGGTGGTGTCGGCCATCGGCCACGAACCGGACACGCCGTTGCTGGACTACGTCGCCGACCTGCGAGCGTCCACTCCGACGGCGGCGGGCAAAACCATCGTCCCCGACCTCGTCGAAGAGCAGCAGCGACTCGACATCACCCGCACACGACTACGGCAGGCGCTCAAAGGCTTTCTCGACCAGCAGGACAGCGCCCTCGAATCGATGCGGGCACGTCCGGTTCTGGCGCGGCCCGACTCCATGATCACCGTTCGCGAGGACGACCTGCGGCAGTTGCGGGCACGACTGCGCACACACATGAAGGTTCAGTTCGACAAGGCCGACGACCACCTGGAACACACCCGTGCACGATTGCGCGGCCTGTCACCGCAGTCCACACTCGATCGTGGCTACGCCATCGCGCTCAACACCCACGACGGCACGGTAGTGCGCGATAGCAACGACGCCGCCGACGACATCGAAGTGCGCCTGGCGCACGGCCGCCTGACCGCTCACGTCACCGAACGCATCAACGAGGAAGAAAAGGAAACACACCACGATGAGCAATGA
- a CDS encoding 4-hydroxy-3-methylbut-2-enyl diphosphate reductase produces the protein MESNPVEKRVLLAKPRGYCAGVDRAVVSVEKALEVYGAPVYVRKEIVHNRHVVDNLEEKGAVFVEENEEVPPGSVVVFSAHGVAPEVHDQADERSLKAIDATCPLVTKVHQEARRYAREDYDIVLIGHEGHEEVIGTSGEAPEHIQLVDGPDSVDEVDVRDESKVVWLSQTTLSVDETMETVDRLKKRLPLLQAPPSDDICYATQNRQQVVKDIASDCELVIVVGSQNSSNSQRLVEVALQHGADSSYLVDYASEIDDAWFDDVTTVGVTSGASVPDNLVREVLDDLAERGYGTVEEIEPVEEKLTFQLPRELKKDMAAANVT, from the coding sequence GTGGAATCTAATCCTGTAGAGAAGCGAGTGTTGTTGGCCAAGCCGCGCGGTTACTGCGCCGGCGTCGACCGAGCCGTCGTCTCGGTCGAAAAAGCCTTGGAAGTCTATGGCGCACCGGTATACGTGCGCAAAGAAATCGTACACAACCGTCACGTCGTCGACAATCTGGAGGAAAAGGGCGCCGTCTTCGTGGAGGAGAACGAAGAGGTACCGCCCGGATCGGTCGTGGTGTTCTCCGCGCACGGTGTGGCCCCGGAGGTACACGACCAAGCCGACGAACGCAGTCTGAAAGCCATCGACGCCACCTGCCCACTGGTCACCAAGGTGCACCAGGAGGCTCGGCGTTACGCCCGTGAAGACTACGACATCGTGTTGATCGGCCACGAGGGCCACGAGGAGGTCATCGGCACCTCCGGAGAGGCTCCCGAGCACATTCAGCTCGTGGACGGACCCGATTCGGTGGACGAAGTCGACGTACGCGACGAATCCAAGGTGGTGTGGCTGTCACAGACGACCCTGTCGGTGGACGAAACCATGGAGACGGTCGACAGGCTGAAAAAGCGCCTGCCGCTGCTTCAGGCACCACCGTCGGACGACATCTGCTACGCCACGCAGAACCGCCAGCAGGTGGTCAAGGACATCGCCTCCGACTGCGAGCTGGTCATCGTGGTGGGGAGCCAGAACTCCTCGAACTCGCAGCGCCTGGTGGAAGTGGCCCTGCAGCACGGAGCCGACTCGTCTTACCTGGTGGATTACGCCAGCGAGATCGACGACGCATGGTTTGACGACGTCACCACCGTCGGAGTCACCTCGGGCGCTTCAGTGCCGGACAACCTCGTCCGCGAGGTGCTGGACGACCTGGCCGAGCGAGGATACGGCACGGTGGAGGAAATCGAACCGGTCGAAGAGAAACTCACCTTCCAGTTGCCTCGGGAACTGAAAAAGGACATGGCAGCCGCCAACGTCACTTAA
- a CDS encoding GNAT family N-acetyltransferase — protein MAAEIVDNDSANRYEAWDNGELVGLSEYRRSANQIAFIHTEVNPDHKGEGIGAQLATVSLDEARQAELSVVPACPFYEKWIKRHPEYSDLVSAEFRKESL, from the coding sequence ATGGCCGCCGAAATCGTGGATAACGACAGCGCCAACCGATACGAAGCATGGGACAACGGCGAACTGGTGGGGCTGTCGGAATACCGGCGCTCAGCGAATCAAATCGCGTTCATTCACACCGAAGTCAACCCGGATCACAAAGGGGAAGGCATCGGGGCTCAGCTGGCGACGGTCTCACTGGACGAGGCACGTCAAGCCGAACTGAGCGTCGTCCCCGCCTGCCCGTTCTACGAAAAATGGATCAAACGTCACCCGGAATACTCCGACCTGGTATCGGCCGAATTCCGTAAGGAGTCGTTATGA
- a CDS encoding (4Fe-4S)-binding protein has product MTVKRYRGNRIDVTFDSDRCLHAAECIAGAPEVFDVRKRPWIYPDGDEAEHVAEVVRRCPSGALHYQLNDGPDEEAEHPTNVERLPDGEIRLRGDLTINTDDGTVSDTRATMCGCGRSGRQPFCDLSGACGGHD; this is encoded by the coding sequence ATGACGGTCAAACGATATCGCGGCAACCGTATCGACGTGACATTCGATTCCGATCGATGTCTGCACGCGGCCGAATGCATCGCCGGAGCGCCGGAAGTATTCGACGTACGCAAACGACCGTGGATCTACCCGGACGGCGATGAAGCCGAACACGTGGCCGAAGTGGTGCGCCGCTGCCCATCGGGAGCACTGCATTACCAGCTGAACGACGGCCCGGACGAGGAAGCCGAGCACCCCACGAATGTCGAACGATTGCCCGACGGGGAAATCAGACTGCGCGGAGACTTGACGATCAATACCGACGACGGGACGGTCAGCGACACCCGCGCCACAATGTGCGGATGCGGACGCAGCGGACGCCAACCCTTCTGTGACCTCAGCGGGGCGTGTGGAGGACACGACTGA
- a CDS encoding siderophore-interacting protein, producing MFHVRVIGLKRLSPSFLRLTFGGEALRDFANNGFDQRIKMIFPAPESGYKYLEEGERWYSALRQLPKEHRPTVRTYTVREVRPEVAELDVDMVIHQADPDHTGPALEWALNVQLDDELVVLGPNAQYAGKHGGIDFQAPLGSEILIGGDETALPAISAICDRLPSETTGRVIVEVPDSLDVCDLNTPAGVEVTWLPRNGHPRGSTFVGSFCSAADKLNISSVHDSVDDIDIDRELLWELPESESTNPGYIWLAAEAGVVKSVRKVLRSERGLDRNALALMGYWKEGRAI from the coding sequence ATGTTTCATGTGAGGGTCATTGGGCTGAAACGACTCTCGCCTTCATTTCTGCGTCTCACCTTTGGCGGTGAAGCGCTGCGCGACTTTGCGAACAACGGCTTTGACCAACGCATCAAGATGATTTTCCCCGCCCCTGAATCCGGGTATAAGTACCTCGAAGAGGGCGAACGTTGGTATTCCGCTTTGCGGCAGCTTCCCAAGGAACACCGCCCCACGGTTCGCACCTACACCGTCCGCGAGGTTCGCCCGGAGGTCGCCGAGCTGGACGTGGACATGGTTATTCACCAGGCCGACCCCGATCACACCGGCCCCGCGCTGGAATGGGCGCTGAACGTCCAGTTGGACGATGAACTCGTCGTGCTGGGGCCGAACGCTCAATACGCGGGTAAGCACGGCGGCATCGACTTCCAGGCTCCGCTGGGATCGGAAATCCTCATCGGCGGAGACGAGACGGCACTGCCGGCCATCAGCGCCATTTGCGACCGACTGCCTTCGGAGACGACCGGGCGCGTCATCGTCGAAGTTCCGGATTCGCTGGACGTATGCGATCTGAACACCCCAGCCGGAGTTGAAGTCACATGGTTGCCACGAAACGGGCATCCGCGCGGAAGCACCTTCGTGGGCAGCTTCTGTTCGGCCGCCGACAAGCTCAATATTTCCAGCGTCCACGACTCCGTCGACGACATTGACATCGATCGCGAACTGCTGTGGGAACTGCCCGAGAGCGAATCCACGAACCCCGGCTACATCTGGCTGGCTGCTGAAGCGGGCGTGGTGAAGAGCGTACGTAAGGTTCTGCGCAGTGAACGCGGCCTTGACCGAAATGCCTTGGCTCTCATGGGCTACTGGAAAGAAGGTCGGGCTATTTAG
- a CDS encoding CopG family transcriptional regulator yields the protein MSTVEKVTINMSVVDLGKIDLLVEEGFYSNRTDFMRTAIRNHLDKHEENVQKTVAKRNFVIGVLRYERSDLEKQKELGATLSVSVVGLFSLADDVTPELARETISSVTVVGVFRANSAVKKALSDRT from the coding sequence ATGTCAACCGTAGAAAAAGTCACAATTAACATGAGCGTCGTTGATTTGGGGAAGATCGATCTCCTTGTGGAAGAGGGATTTTACTCTAACAGGACCGACTTCATGCGTACTGCAATCCGCAACCACCTGGATAAACACGAGGAAAATGTACAGAAGACCGTGGCAAAGCGGAATTTCGTTATCGGGGTGCTCCGTTATGAACGTTCCGACCTAGAGAAACAGAAGGAACTGGGGGCGACCTTGTCGGTCTCCGTCGTTGGATTGTTTTCTCTGGCGGACGATGTCACTCCGGAGCTGGCACGGGAGACGATTTCATCTGTGACGGTGGTCGGCGTATTCCGAGCTAACAGCGCGGTTAAGAAGGCGCTTTCTGATCGTACGTAA
- a CDS encoding SCO4225 family membrane protein, whose protein sequence is MKQPSTIVGSAYFFVVLVVLTMEVGRLVSTDGPVGFPGILLCFATFPTSFLTMWVLEVAPGGFDHMWIFFTALTVTGLFQATLLTLLGRRIGRPHRLAKQKKNTEKTTATEGAQEQTS, encoded by the coding sequence ATGAAACAGCCGTCTACCATTGTGGGTTCGGCCTATTTCTTCGTTGTCCTCGTAGTGCTGACTATGGAGGTAGGGAGGCTTGTTTCCACCGACGGCCCTGTTGGGTTCCCGGGAATCCTCTTGTGCTTCGCAACCTTCCCGACGTCTTTCCTCACCATGTGGGTGCTGGAGGTGGCGCCTGGAGGATTTGATCATATGTGGATATTCTTTACGGCCCTAACGGTTACCGGCTTGTTTCAGGCCACTCTACTCACTCTCTTGGGTAGAAGAATCGGCCGACCACACCGACTCGCTAAACAAAAGAAGAACACAGAGAAAACCACAGCCACTGAAGGAGCGCAGGAACAAACCAGTTGA
- a CDS encoding Lrp/AsnC family transcriptional regulator: protein MGTYIELDSIDWKIIRLLQSNGRMTNRELASRVGVAPSTCQLRVRRLGESGVIKGYRAVVDMAALGESVRAFLAVQVRPHRREVVEAFVAHLKTVPEVLEFYHLTGPDDFLIHVAVTDVDRLQALVLDQVTARSEVAHVRTNLVFAQWDMVGR, encoded by the coding sequence ATGGGGACTTACATTGAACTTGATTCGATCGACTGGAAGATTATCCGGCTGCTTCAATCAAATGGCCGAATGACCAACCGGGAACTAGCCTCACGCGTGGGGGTCGCGCCGTCGACGTGCCAGCTGCGAGTGCGTCGGTTGGGGGAGTCGGGGGTGATCAAGGGCTATCGTGCCGTCGTGGACATGGCGGCTCTGGGCGAATCGGTCCGGGCGTTTCTGGCCGTGCAGGTGCGCCCGCATCGGCGTGAAGTGGTGGAGGCGTTTGTCGCGCATTTGAAAACCGTTCCCGAGGTGCTGGAGTTCTATCACCTGACCGGGCCCGACGACTTTTTGATCCATGTCGCCGTCACCGATGTGGACCGTCTGCAGGCATTGGTATTGGACCAGGTGACCGCTCGCTCGGAGGTGGCTCATGTGCGGACCAACCTGGTGTTCGCGCAGTGGGACATGGTGGGGCGCTGA
- a CDS encoding trans-sulfuration enzyme family protein, which yields MTDDLFTRAVHAGREDLLEAGVHVPPIDLSTTYPAVDSAAEAERMDQYAAGQQPDGSPIYARLHNPTVARFEKALAELEHSEAAVAFASGMAAMSASLLAATSGGKREIVAVRPVYGGTDLVLSTGLLGTEVTWTDADSVADAITSNTALVIVETPANPTLHELSIRDIATACGDVPLLVDNTLATPALQNPIREGASIALHSATKALGGYGDVVGGVVACDEAFAQKMRSVRIATGGVLHPLAAYMLQRGLATLPLRVERMSRTAHDLAVRLQDDPRVSAVHYPGLNSNRPSQMTSGGTMVSFETTEDARDVIKKVSLITPAVSLGSVDSLIQHPASLTHHVVDPDARETCGISDHLIRLSVGLESPDDLWADLDTALG from the coding sequence ATGACTGACGATCTATTTACCCGCGCCGTTCACGCCGGACGCGAGGACCTACTCGAAGCGGGCGTACACGTACCGCCGATCGACCTGTCCACCACCTACCCGGCGGTGGACTCCGCCGCCGAGGCCGAACGCATGGACCAGTACGCCGCTGGACAACAGCCCGACGGCAGCCCGATTTACGCCCGCCTCCACAACCCGACGGTGGCCCGTTTCGAAAAGGCCCTGGCCGAACTGGAACATTCCGAAGCCGCCGTGGCCTTCGCCTCCGGTATGGCGGCCATGTCCGCCAGTCTCCTAGCCGCTACCAGCGGAGGGAAGCGCGAAATCGTCGCCGTCCGTCCCGTCTACGGCGGTACCGACCTGGTGCTGTCCACCGGCCTGCTCGGTACCGAGGTGACCTGGACCGACGCCGACTCCGTCGCTGACGCCATCACGTCGAACACCGCCCTGGTAATCGTCGAAACGCCCGCCAATCCGACGCTCCACGAACTGTCGATCCGCGATATCGCCACCGCCTGTGGTGACGTCCCGCTGCTGGTCGACAACACCCTCGCCACTCCTGCTCTGCAGAACCCGATCCGCGAGGGAGCGTCGATCGCGCTGCACTCGGCCACCAAGGCTCTCGGCGGATACGGCGATGTCGTCGGTGGCGTCGTCGCCTGCGACGAGGCCTTCGCACAGAAGATGCGCAGCGTACGCATCGCCACCGGCGGAGTCCTGCACCCGCTGGCGGCCTACATGTTGCAGCGTGGACTCGCCACCCTCCCGTTGCGTGTGGAACGCATGAGTCGCACCGCCCACGACCTGGCCGTCCGCCTCCAGGACGACCCACGAGTCTCCGCCGTGCACTACCCGGGTCTGAACTCCAACCGTCCGTCCCAGATGACGTCGGGTGGAACCATGGTGTCATTTGAGACCACCGAAGATGCGCGCGACGTCATCAAGAAGGTCTCCCTCATCACGCCCGCCGTCAGCCTGGGCAGCGTGGACTCGCTCATTCAGCATCCGGCCTCCTTGACGCACCACGTCGTCGACCCGGACGCACGCGAAACCTGCGGCATCAGCGACCACCTGATACGACTGTCGGTTGGTCTGGAATCACCCGACGACCTCTGGGCGGACCTGGACACCGCGCTGGGATAG
- the erm gene encoding 23S ribosomal RNA methyltransferase Erm has translation MPHTSPSYRHRTHSKNGKRRKLSQNFLVDRRQIQRLIELCNVEDTDTVMEIGPGDGALTSRLVTSARRVIAYEYDPHYVARLRKRFADIGTFTCHHGDAATARAPRTPFIAVGNLPFHISTDMVRWAVRARALRYAVFLTQKDFALKQAGGRGRYTKLVAEAAPLAEFRYLGTVPREAFRPRPNVASGILRIERHGRPLLPAGLLPFHREVVDLGYSGKGGSVAASLRRVFPNARVARALDRAGASRRALAGEVSPRQWLHLTEALAYS, from the coding sequence ATGCCACACACATCACCGTCGTACCGTCACCGCACGCACTCAAAAAACGGGAAGCGCCGCAAGCTATCCCAAAATTTTCTGGTCGACAGACGTCAGATACAGCGTTTGATCGAACTATGTAATGTCGAGGACACCGATACCGTGATGGAGATCGGCCCCGGTGACGGCGCTCTAACGTCACGGCTCGTTACCTCGGCACGACGCGTCATCGCCTATGAATACGATCCGCATTATGTTGCTCGACTGCGCAAACGCTTCGCGGACATCGGAACTTTCACCTGCCACCACGGGGATGCGGCCACCGCTCGCGCCCCGCGCACCCCCTTCATCGCGGTCGGCAACCTGCCGTTCCACATTTCCACCGACATGGTTCGCTGGGCCGTGCGAGCGCGTGCGCTGCGGTACGCGGTTTTTCTCACGCAGAAGGACTTCGCTCTCAAACAGGCGGGTGGACGTGGTCGGTACACGAAGCTTGTGGCGGAGGCGGCTCCGTTGGCTGAGTTTCGTTACCTTGGGACGGTTCCTCGGGAGGCGTTTCGCCCACGCCCGAACGTGGCGAGTGGGATTCTGCGTATTGAGCGGCATGGTCGGCCGTTGTTGCCCGCAGGCTTGCTTCCGTTTCACCGTGAGGTGGTCGACTTGGGCTACAGCGGAAAGGGTGGGTCGGTGGCGGCGTCCTTGCGGCGGGTTTTCCCGAATGCTCGTGTCGCACGGGCTTTGGATCGGGCGGGTGCGTCACGTCGGGCTTTGGCCGGTGAGGTGTCGCCTCGGCAATGGCTGCACTTGACCGAAGCTTTGGCGTACAGCTGA
- a CDS encoding SGNH/GDSL hydrolase family protein: MIGIRRLAAVVITSIAAVVAVPGIAAAADTPTQYVALGDSYAAGTGAGDYYVDGSICFRSQNAYAPVWSEETGAELEFAACGGATIPDVYDNQIEKLNDDTDLVTLSIGGNDVGFADIMISCTILPDFACIDKIDAAEEDGVNRVAGELAQLYADIAAAAPNAEVHIVGYPHLFNEENCVANLGMSIVEQQRVNSGVDTMNDVIEQAATEAGFGFINPTAAFDGHGVCANPEFMNGLELVAFESFHPNALGHYSGFLPELRAVA; encoded by the coding sequence ATGATAGGAATCCGCCGACTCGCCGCGGTTGTCATTACGTCCATCGCCGCCGTCGTCGCCGTGCCCGGAATCGCCGCCGCTGCCGACACCCCGACCCAATACGTCGCCTTGGGCGACTCCTATGCCGCCGGTACGGGCGCGGGAGACTACTATGTCGACGGTTCGATCTGTTTCCGGTCACAGAACGCCTATGCTCCGGTGTGGAGTGAAGAGACCGGTGCCGAACTTGAATTCGCCGCCTGTGGCGGGGCGACCATCCCCGACGTCTACGACAATCAGATAGAAAAACTCAACGACGACACCGACCTTGTCACACTGTCCATCGGCGGTAACGACGTCGGATTCGCCGACATCATGATCAGCTGCACGATTCTGCCTGACTTCGCCTGCATCGACAAGATCGACGCGGCCGAAGAGGACGGGGTCAACCGCGTTGCGGGTGAACTCGCGCAGTTGTATGCCGACATCGCGGCCGCCGCCCCCAACGCCGAGGTCCACATCGTCGGTTACCCACACCTGTTCAATGAGGAGAACTGTGTGGCCAACCTGGGAATGAGCATTGTGGAACAGCAACGCGTCAACTCCGGGGTCGACACGATGAACGACGTCATCGAGCAGGCGGCCACCGAGGCCGGCTTTGGATTCATCAACCCCACCGCCGCGTTTGACGGACACGGCGTCTGTGCCAATCCGGAGTTCATGAACGGGCTGGAGCTTGTCGCCTTCGAGTCCTTCCACCCCAACGCCTTGGGGCACTACTCCGGATTCCTACCCGAGCTGCGAGCCGTCGCCTAA